The following are encoded in a window of Phaseolus vulgaris cultivar G19833 chromosome 3, P. vulgaris v2.0, whole genome shotgun sequence genomic DNA:
- the LOC137806723 gene encoding S-type anion channel SLAH1-like: protein MTGEAEIKATVDGIEGGSMNNANNCALPTKITKPSNSRLPMLTKLHAGYFFICLSFGAQALLWKSLSKHNKDSHSLWHGFNLMPSIAFLLLWCVSLFTATTISFLYVLKCIFHFDIVKEEFSHHIGVNCMYAPWISWLLMLQSAPMIVHTTCYYQALCLAFSFVILLIDVKLYGQWFTTKRRFLSIVANPTSQVSVIGNLVSAQVIAEIGWKESAVLMFSLGLVSYLIIFITLYQRQSSGNQFPTVLRPAYFLFFAAPSIASLTWKSILGAFVTPSKMLLFLSLFLFMSQACRPAMFKKSMKRFNVTWWLYSFPLTFLGLACAQYAEDVKSGMASWLMLVICMVSVLIFIGLMIVTVLKIEMLLNKNAPIISY, encoded by the exons ATGACGGGTGAGGCTGAAATCAAGGCAACAGTTGATGGAATCGAAGGTGGTTCCATGAACAATGCTAACAACTGCGCCCTCCCAACCAAGATCACCAAGCCATCAAATTCACGGTTACCAATGTTGACCAAGCTCCATGCTGGTTACTTTTTCATATGCCTTTCCTTTGGAGCACAAGCTTTGCTGTGGAAGAGTTTGAGTAAACACAACAAGGACTCGCACTCTCTTTGGCACGGATTCAATTTGATGCCTTCCATTGCGTTTCTACTACTTTGGTGCGTGTCACTGTTCACTGCCACTACTATATCTTTCCTTTACGTGCTCAAGTGCATCTTTCACTTTGATATAGTGAAGGAGGAGTTCTCACACCATATTGGTGTGAACTGCATGTATGCTCCTTGGATTTCTTGGCTTCTCATGCTTCAATCAGCACCCATGATTGTTCATACAACTTGTTATTACCAAGCTCTTTGCTTGGCTTTTTCCTTTGTAATATTGCTGATTGATGTTAAACTTTATGGACAATGGTTCACAACTAAAAGGAGGTTTCTGTCGATTGTGGCAAACCCTACTAGCCAGGTTTCGGTTATAGGGAACTTGGTGTCTGCTCAAGTTATTGCAGAAATTGGTTGGAAAGAGAGTGCAGTTTTAATGTTCTCACTTGGATTGGTATcctatttaattatatttataactcTATATCAGCGTCAGTCAAGTGGAAACCAGTTTCCCACAGTGCTAAGGCCAGCTTACTTCTTGTTTTTTGCTGCACCAAGCATAGCAAGTTTAACCTGGAAATCAATCTTAGGTGCTTTTGTCACCCCATCAAAGATGCTCCTCTTTCTGTCTTTATTCCTTTTCATGTCTCAG GCTTGCAGGCCAGCCATGTTCAAGAAATCGATGAAGAGGTTTAACGTTACATGGTGGCTGTACTCATTCCCTTTAACCTTCCTTGGTCTAGCTTGTGCGCAATATGCTGAAGACGTGAAAAGTGGCATGGCCTCTTGGTTAATGTTGGTTATATGTATGGTCTCGGTGCTGATTTTCATTGGTTTGATGATCGTCACTGTACTCAAAATTGAGATGCTACTCAACAAAAATGCTCccattattagttattag